The following are from one region of the Arachis duranensis cultivar V14167 chromosome 10, aradu.V14167.gnm2.J7QH, whole genome shotgun sequence genome:
- the LOC107468806 gene encoding uncharacterized protein LOC107468806: MAQSLELLLIQFLMPDNDARRQAEDQIKRLAKDPQVVPALIHHLRTAKTPNVRQLAAVLLRKKITGHWAKLSPQLKQLVKQSLIDSITMEHSPPVRKASANVVSIVAKYAVPSGEWPDLLPFLFQCSQSAQEDHREVALILFSSLTETVGNAFRPHFAALQALLLKCLQDETSNRVRVAALKAVGSFLEFTHDGDEVIKFREFIPSILNVARQCLASGEEDVAIIAFEIFDELIESPAPLLGDSVKSIVQFSLEVCSSQNLESNTRHQAIQIISWLAKYKSNTLKKHKLVIPILQVLCPLLAESTDESDDDDLAPDRAAAEVIDTMALNIPKHVYPPVFEFSSVSSQNANPKFREASVTALGVISEGCLELMKSKLEPVLHIVLGALRDPEQMVRGAASFALGQFAEHLQPEIVSHYESVLPCILNSLEDASDEVKEKSYYALAAFCENMGEEILPFLDPLMGRLLAALQNSSRNLQETCMSAIGSIASAAEQAFFPYAERVLELMKNFMVLTNDEDLRCRARATELVGIVAMSVGRMRMEPILPPYIEAAISGFGLEFSELREYTHGFFSNVAEILEDSFAQYLPHVVPLAFSSCNLDDGSAVDIDECDDEIANGFGEVSSDDEAHDEPRVRNISIRTGVLDEKAAATQALGLFAQHTKISYAPYLEETLRILDKHSSYFHEDVRLQAIIALKHILTTAHAIFQSQNDGAAKAKKLLDTVMNIYIKTMVEDDDKEVVAQACTSVADIIRDFGFAALEPYLPQLVEATSLLLREESACQQIESDSEIDDDDASHDEVLMDAVSDLLPAFAKSMGAQFAPIFAQLFEPLMKFAKASRPPQDRTMVVACLAEVAQNMGSPIAAYVDRVMPLVLKELASSDATNRRNAAFCVGELCKNGDDLALRYYDNILRGLHPLFGESEPDDAVRDNAAGAVARMIMVHPESVPLNQVLPVFLRVLPLKEDREESMAVYSCVSTLVFSSNPQILSLVPELVNLSAQVVASPDETSEVKTLVGRTFSHLLSLYGQQMQPILSNLSPAHANALSAFAPRS, from the exons ATGGCGCAGTCGCTGGAGCTCTTGCTGATTCAATTCCTCATGCCCGACAACGACGCCCGCCGTCAAGCAGAGGACCAAATCAAGCGCCTCGCTAAGGACCCCCAGGTGGTCCCCGCCCTCATTCACCACCTCCGTACCGCCAAGACCCCCAACGTCCGCCAGCTCGCCGCCGTCCTCCTCCGCAAGAAGATCACCGGCCACTGGGCCAAGCTCTCTCCTCAGCTCAAGCAGCTCGTCAAGCAGTCCCTCATCGACAGCATCACCATGGAGCACAG CCCTCCCGTAAGGAAAGCGAGTGCTAATGTAGTGAGCATTGTTGCAAAGTATGCCGTTCCGTCCGGGGAATGGCCGGATTTGTTGCCATTTCTGTTCCAGTGTAGTCAGAGTGCACAGGAAGACCACCGCGAA GTGGCGTTAATTCTCTTCAGCTCATTGACTGAAACAGTTGGGAACGCTTTCCGGCCACATTTTGCTGCTCTTCAAGCTCTTCTACTCAAGTGCCTGCAGGATGAGACTAGCAACCGCGTTAGAGTTGCTGCCCTCAA GGCGGTGGGTTCTTTTCTGGAATTCACTCACGATGGAGATGAAGTG ATCAAATTTCGGGAATTTATTCCAAGTATCTTGAATGTAGCACGACAATGCCTAGCTTCAGGAGAAGAAGATGTTGCTATAATtgcttttgaaatttttgatgaGCTGATAGAATCTCCTGCACCACTTCTTGGAGATTCAGTCAAATCCATAGTGCAGTTCTCCCTTGAGGTTTGCTCGAGTCAAAATTTGGAGTCTAATACACGTCATCAG GCAATTCAGATTATTTCATGGCTGGCAAAGTACAAGTCGAACACTTTGAAAAAGCATAAATTGGTCATCCCTATCCTGCAAGTTTTATGCCCTTTGCTTGCTGAATCAACAGATgaaagtgatgatgatgatcttgCACCAGATAGAGCTGCTGCAGAAGTTATTGATACAATGGCTTTAAACATTCCAAAGCATGTTTATCCACcagtttttgaattttcttctgTAAGCAGTCAGAACGCAAATCCAAAGTTTCGAGAAGCATCTGTAACTGCATTGGGTGTGATTTCAGAAGGTTGTTTGGAGCTCATGAAAAGTAAGCTTGAACCTGTTCTCCATATTGTTTTGGGAGCTCTGAGGGATCCGGAACAAATGGTCAGAGGGGCAGCTTCATTTGCTTTGGGTCAATTTGCTGAGCACTTACAGCCTGAAATTGTATCTCATTATGAGAGTGTTCTTCCATgtattttaaattctcttgaggATGCATCTGATGAAGTAAAG GAAAAGTCATACTATGCTTTGGCTGCATTTTGCGAGAACATGGGTGAGGAAATCCTTCCTTTCCTAGATCCTTTGATGGGAAGATTATTGGCAGCTCTCCAAAACAGTTCCCGTAATTTGCAAGAAACATGCATG TCTGCCATTGGTTCTATTGCTTCTGCTGCAGAGCAGGCTTTCTTTCCTTATGCTGAAAGGGTTTTAGAGCTGATGAAAAATTTCATGGTGTTAACTAATGACGAGGATCTCCGTTGCCGTGCAAGAGCAACAGAATTAGTCGGAATTGTTGCAATGTCCGTTGGCAGAATGAGAATGGAACCAATATTACCTCCCTACATAGAAGCTGCAATTTCA GGATTTGGGCTTGAGTTTAGTGAACTTCGGGAGTACACGCATGGATTCTTCAGCAATGTTGCTGAGATTTTGGAAGATAGTTTTGCACAG TATCTTCCTCATGTTGTGCCTCTTGCATTTTCTTCCTGCAATCTTGATGATGGCTCTGCGGTGGATATTGACGAGTGCGATGATGAAATTGCTAATGGATTTGGAGAAGTTTCTTCGGATGATGAAGCTCATGATGAACCAAGAGTTCgaaatattagtattagaacTGGAGTGTTGGATGAAAAGGCAGCTGCAACCCAAGCCCTTGGCCTGTTTGCGCAGCACACAAAGATTTCTTATGCTCC ATATTTGGAGGAGACGCTAAGAATCTTGGACAAACACTCTAGTTATTTCCATGAAGATGTTAGACTACAGGCAATCATTGCTTTAAAAC ATATTTTAACTACAGCTCATGCTATCTTCCAAAGCCAAAAT GATGGTGCTGCAAAAGCAAAAAAACTTCTTG ATACTGTGATGAATATTTACATCAAAACTATGGTTGAAGATGATGACAAGGAAGTGGTTGCTCAAGCATGCACTAGTGTGGCCGACATCATAAGAGATTTTGGTTTCGCAGCTCTTGAGCCTT ACTTGCCCCAGCTTGTTGAAGCAACTTCATTGTTGCTTCGAGAGGAATCTGCTTGTCAGCAGATAGAGTCAGACAGtgaaattgatgatgatgatgcttcACATGATGAAGTGCTTATGGATGCTGTATCTGATCTTCTCCCTGCATTTGCAAAGTCTATGGGTGCTCAATTCGCTCCCATCTTTGCACAGCTATTTGAACCTTTAATGAAATTTGCA AAAGCTTCCCGTCCCCCTCAAGATAGGACCATGGTTGTTGCCTGCCTTGCTGAAGTTGCTCAGAACATGGGTTCTCCAATTGCGGCctatgttgat AGAGTGATGCCATTGGTACTCAAAGAACTAGCATCATCTGACGCAACGAATAGAAGGAATGCTGCATTTTGTGTTGGAGAATTATGCAAAAATGGTGACGACTTGGCTTTAAG ATACTATGACAATATATTACGTGGACTTCATCCCTTGTTTGGGGAGTCCGAACCTGATGATGCAGTGAGGGATAATGCAGCTGGTGCTGTGGCAAGGATGATTATGGTACACCCTGAATCTGTTCCACTGAATCAG GTTCTTCCTGTTTTCTTGAGAGTTCTTCCTTTAAAGGAAGACCGTGAAGAGTCTATGGCTGTCTATAGTTGTGTCTCCACTCTTGTATTCTCATCCAATCCTCAG ATCCTCTCCCTAGTCCCTGAGCTAGTTAATCTATCAGCTCAAGTGGTGGCATCCCCTGATGAGACATCTGAAGTTAAAACCCTAGTGGGCAGAACGTTCTCTCATCTACTTTCATTATATGGGCAACAAATGCAGCCCATTCTGAGCAATCTCTCACCTGCACATGCAAACGCATTATCTGCATTTGCCCCAAGAAGTTGA